The following coding sequences are from one Pelmatolapia mariae isolate MD_Pm_ZW linkage group LG4, Pm_UMD_F_2, whole genome shotgun sequence window:
- the dnaja3a gene encoding dnaJ heat shock protein family (Hsp40) member A3a isoform X2, whose product MMASSAARCSSRWITVAVSSGQRRAVSAIVCSGHGEVRSFSTLGAEKLWRGGSLVCGGVGKAVTLRGLSVPGLKPPNAVYTQSFHTSAPASSKQDFYQVLGVPRTATQKEIKKAYYQMAKKYHPDTNKDDPQAKEKFAQLAEAYEVLSDEVKRKQYDTYGTAGFDAGQAGGGQHYWSGHASNVDPEELFRKIFGEFSGGRGFGDFGAIFDQPQEYIMELTFTQAAKGVNKEMSVNIETACQRCDGKGHEPGTKVQHCHNCNGSGMETVNTGPFVMRSTCRRCGGKGTVISTPCHSCRGTGQTKQKKTVMVPVPAGVEDGQTVRMPVGKKEIFITFRVQKSPIFRRDGADIHSDLYVSVAQAILGGTARTQGLYETLNLSVPAGIQTDQRIRLSGKGIARVSGYGFGDHYIHVKIKIPKNLTDRQRALLMSYAEDETDIEGTVNGVTATTTGKRSSMN is encoded by the exons ATGATGGCGTCTTCGGCTGCTCGTTGCTCCTCACGTTGGATTACAGTCGCCGTGTCTTCAGGACAGCGGAGAGCTGTCAGTGCTATTGTGTGCTCTGGCCATGGAGAAGTCCGGAGTTTCTCTACACTGGGGGCCGAAAAACTGTGGCGCGGTGGGAGCCTGGTGTGTGGCGGAGTGGGGAAAGCGGTGACATTGAGAGGGCTGTCAG TTCCAGGCCTCAAACCACCAAACGCTGTCTACACTCAGTCCTTTCACACAAGTGCCCCTGCCAGCAGCAAACAGGACTTTTACCAGGTTCTTGGGGTACCTCGCACAGCAACACAGAAGGAGATCAAGAAAGCTTACTACCAG ATGGCTAAAAAGTATCACCCTGACACCAACAAAGATGACCCACAAGCCAAGGAAAAATTTGCTCAGCTGGCTGAAGCTTATGAG GTTCTTAGTGATGAAGTGAAGAGGAAGCAGTATGATACATATGGCACAGCGGGCTTTGATGCAGGTCAGGCGGGTGGAGGGCAGCATTACTGGAGTGGACATGCCAGCAATGTGGATCCAGAGGAGCTCTTCCGCAAAATCTTTGGAGAATTCTCTGGAGGTCGCGGCTTTGGAGACTTCGGCGCCATATTTGATCAGCCACAGGAG TACATTATGGAGCTGACATTTACTCAGGCAGCAAAGGGAGTCAACAAAGAGATGTCAGTTAACATCGAAACAGCCTGCCAGCGCTGTGATGGTAAAGGCCACGAGCCAGGCACTAAGGTGCAACACTGCCACAACTGCAATGGTTCTGGCATG GAAACGGTAAACACTGGCCCATTTGTGATGCGTTCTACATGTCGGCGCTGCGGTGGCAAAGGCACGGTCATTTCCACCCCCTGCCACTCTTGTCGTGGCACGGGACAAaccaaacagaagaagacagtgATGGTTCCTGTGCCTGCAG GAGTGGAGGATGGTCAGACGGTGAGAATGCCGGTTGGAAAGAAGGAGATCTTCATCACATTTAGG GTCCAAAAAAGTCCCATATTCAGGAGGGATGGTGCAGACATCCACTCTGACCTTTACGTATCCGTGGCGCAAGCCATCCTGGGCGGCACAGCGAGAACACAGGGCCTATATGAAACTCTGAATTTATCT GTCCCTGCAGGCATCCAGACAGACCAGAGGATCCGCCTGTCAGGGAAGGGAATAGCTCGAGTCAGTGGCTATGGCTTTGGAGATCACTACATCCACGTCAAAATTAAAATACCCAA GAATCTCACAGATAGACAAAGAGCTCTGTTGATGAGCTACGCTGAGGATGAGACGGACATAGAGGGGACGGTAAACGGTGTCACTGCCACCACCACAG GTAAAAGATCTTCCATGAACTGA
- the dnaja3a gene encoding dnaJ heat shock protein family (Hsp40) member A3a isoform X1 → MMASSAARCSSRWITVAVSSGQRRAVSAIVCSGHGEVRSFSTLGAEKLWRGGSLVCGGVGKAVTLRGLSVPGLKPPNAVYTQSFHTSAPASSKQDFYQVLGVPRTATQKEIKKAYYQMAKKYHPDTNKDDPQAKEKFAQLAEAYEVLSDEVKRKQYDTYGTAGFDAGQAGGGQHYWSGHASNVDPEELFRKIFGEFSGGRGFGDFGAIFDQPQEYIMELTFTQAAKGVNKEMSVNIETACQRCDGKGHEPGTKVQHCHNCNGSGMETVNTGPFVMRSTCRRCGGKGTVISTPCHSCRGTGQTKQKKTVMVPVPAGVEDGQTVRMPVGKKEIFITFRVQKSPIFRRDGADIHSDLYVSVAQAILGGTARTQGLYETLNLSVPAGIQTDQRIRLSGKGIARVSGYGFGDHYIHVKIKIPKNLTDRQRALLMSYAEDETDIEGTVNGVTATTTGGGSSGRRSEAGQRKHDNKAELNQQVGFFSKLRKLFSSS, encoded by the exons ATGATGGCGTCTTCGGCTGCTCGTTGCTCCTCACGTTGGATTACAGTCGCCGTGTCTTCAGGACAGCGGAGAGCTGTCAGTGCTATTGTGTGCTCTGGCCATGGAGAAGTCCGGAGTTTCTCTACACTGGGGGCCGAAAAACTGTGGCGCGGTGGGAGCCTGGTGTGTGGCGGAGTGGGGAAAGCGGTGACATTGAGAGGGCTGTCAG TTCCAGGCCTCAAACCACCAAACGCTGTCTACACTCAGTCCTTTCACACAAGTGCCCCTGCCAGCAGCAAACAGGACTTTTACCAGGTTCTTGGGGTACCTCGCACAGCAACACAGAAGGAGATCAAGAAAGCTTACTACCAG ATGGCTAAAAAGTATCACCCTGACACCAACAAAGATGACCCACAAGCCAAGGAAAAATTTGCTCAGCTGGCTGAAGCTTATGAG GTTCTTAGTGATGAAGTGAAGAGGAAGCAGTATGATACATATGGCACAGCGGGCTTTGATGCAGGTCAGGCGGGTGGAGGGCAGCATTACTGGAGTGGACATGCCAGCAATGTGGATCCAGAGGAGCTCTTCCGCAAAATCTTTGGAGAATTCTCTGGAGGTCGCGGCTTTGGAGACTTCGGCGCCATATTTGATCAGCCACAGGAG TACATTATGGAGCTGACATTTACTCAGGCAGCAAAGGGAGTCAACAAAGAGATGTCAGTTAACATCGAAACAGCCTGCCAGCGCTGTGATGGTAAAGGCCACGAGCCAGGCACTAAGGTGCAACACTGCCACAACTGCAATGGTTCTGGCATG GAAACGGTAAACACTGGCCCATTTGTGATGCGTTCTACATGTCGGCGCTGCGGTGGCAAAGGCACGGTCATTTCCACCCCCTGCCACTCTTGTCGTGGCACGGGACAAaccaaacagaagaagacagtgATGGTTCCTGTGCCTGCAG GAGTGGAGGATGGTCAGACGGTGAGAATGCCGGTTGGAAAGAAGGAGATCTTCATCACATTTAGG GTCCAAAAAAGTCCCATATTCAGGAGGGATGGTGCAGACATCCACTCTGACCTTTACGTATCCGTGGCGCAAGCCATCCTGGGCGGCACAGCGAGAACACAGGGCCTATATGAAACTCTGAATTTATCT GTCCCTGCAGGCATCCAGACAGACCAGAGGATCCGCCTGTCAGGGAAGGGAATAGCTCGAGTCAGTGGCTATGGCTTTGGAGATCACTACATCCACGTCAAAATTAAAATACCCAA GAATCTCACAGATAGACAAAGAGCTCTGTTGATGAGCTACGCTGAGGATGAGACGGACATAGAGGGGACGGTAAACGGTGTCACTGCCACCACCACAG GTGGGGGCAGCAGTGGTAGGCGGTCTGAGGCAGGGCAAAGAAAACATGACAACAAGGCAGAGTTGAATCAACAAGTTGGCTTCTTCTCCAAATTAAGGAAATTATTCAGTTCTTCCTGA
- the hmox2b gene encoding heme oxygenase 2: protein METAGNVSNGAGPVYEQKENTLRPEDLSEMLAAGTKQIHEKAENTQFVKDFLRGRIRKELFKLGAVALYYTYTALEEEIERNKDHPHFAPLYFPAELHRHEALARDLEYFYGPEWKSHASCSKATQQYVDRIHQIGQEDPVLLVAHAYTRYMGDLSGGQVLKKVAQRALKLPPTGEGLEFYQFDAIHSAKAFKQLYRSRMNELELDMETKKRLVDEAVKAFLFNIEVFEELEEIGKTIQEEVLDAGMPVHGAMGGDISKCPYYNAKMAASGGTAYVRQLAMAALRHPTGQVLFATWFAALAGLVAWYLM from the exons ATGGAGACAGCAGGGAATGTGTCCAATGGTGCAGGGCCTGTGTATGAGCAGAAAGAAAACACCCTCAG GCCAGAGGATCTGTCTGAGATGCTGGCAGCAGGGACCAAGCAGATTCACGAAAAGGCTGAGAACACTCAGTTTGTGAAAGATTTCCTCAGGGGTCGCATCCGCAAAGAGCTCTTCAAG CTTGGTGCGGTGGCGCTTTACTACACTTACACGGCCCTGGAGGAGGAGATTGAAAGAAACAAGGATCACCCCCATTTTGCTCCTCTTTATTTTCCCGCTGAGCTGCATCGCCACGAAGCTCTGGCCCGTGACCTCGAATACTTTTACGGTCCAGAATGGAAGAGCCATGCAAGCTGCTCAAAGGCCACCCAACAATATGTGGACCGCATCCATCAAATAGGGCAGGAGGACCCAGTGTTGCTGGTTGCACATGCCTACACTCGCTACATGGGGGACCTATCTGGTGGGCAGGTGCTGAAGAAGGTGGCACAGAGAGCCTTGAAGCTGCCGCCCACAGGAGAGGGCTTAGAGTTCTACCAGTTCGATGCCATCCATAGCGCCAAAGCATTCAAGCAGCTGTATCGAAGTCGGATGAATGAGCTGGAACTGGACATGGAAACAAAGAAGAGACTGGTGGATGAGGCTGTGAAGGCTTTTCTGTTCAATATTGAG GTGTTTGAGGAGTTAGAAGAGATCGGCAAAACCATCCAGGAGGAGGTTTTAGATGCTGGCATGCCCGTTCATGGAGCAATGGGTGGAGACATCAGCAAATGTCCCTACTACAATGCCAAAATGG CGGCATCAGGTGGAACAGCATACGTCCGTCAGCTGGCCATGGCTGCTCTCAGACATCCGACAGGACAGGTCCTATTTGCTACTTGGTTTGCTGCCTTGGCTGGACTGGTTGCGTGGTATCTGATGTGA